The following nucleotide sequence is from Coffea eugenioides isolate CCC68of chromosome 3, Ceug_1.0, whole genome shotgun sequence.
GTACTTTATGTCGCAAAATTatatactatttaataattgaacaataagaatataaaaatttgaactaagtgctatgaaagttaacataaaaacttaattcAAAAACTTTGAACCCCTAGCATTTTTTGcgtgtgtaaatttaaaatttcattttggaaaggtaGGAAAAGATGCTAAAACTGGTCATAAATTGGAAATACTAAAAAATAAGTAAGTTAACAAActacgagaaaataaaatgataagataaaaccaacaaataataataataaagaaaaagTAGTCAACATTATGACAAAATGaagaatctaaaaaaaaaactggtgGGGAAGAAAGAATATTTGGGGGAAGACAattttaaatgggttaattggatttgataagttgggtattattgggtaattCATTTGTACGCATATGCAAAAACTTAAGATACCCATATTAATTTATTCATGGACAAGTATGGATAAATTTAGTTTTTTTGATAGAAAGAGTGTAGAAACTTTCTTTTTGTTTGGACAGCTGATTATTTtctcaaatatatttgcttacatcatcattacaatttccaatacacctttttatcttcctaattacctttttatctcacatacatcacatcacaaaaagtactacagtaaaaatatctcaaataacttacaatccaaacaaaccttaTTAAGACTGGAGGAGGTCCGCCTGAAGGGCGGATAATACAAAAGACGGAGGAGAACGGTCCCATAAATGGTCGACCGAGACAGTGCAGGCATTCCTAACAAAACTATGAGCGGCACCGTTCAACGAACGCGGTATCTACATGGCTTCCCACTTGGTAAAGTGTCGCAGAAGCTGCAAGACATCACCGACCAAATGCCACAAGCTGAATCATTGGATTCGTACTGCTGGAgcatttttacaatttttaggtTGTCTCCTTCCAGAACAACGTGACTATAGCCTAACTCAACTAGCAATTGTGTTGCGTACTTCACCGCATAGGTCTCAACTACATCAAGGGCCAAAATACCGAGGATCCTCTTTGACAGACTCGCTATGAAATTTCCTGCATCATCACGCACCACCACCCCAACACCAGAGAAACCTTGCGACGGAAAGACAACCCCGTCGAAGTTTGCTTTAACAAAATCCAGTTGGGGTTTGTTCCAACGAGGAAGTGTGGATTGGCACTGTGGAGAGGTTATGGAGCCATGCACTGGGTTTGAAATAGTTTCACGGTATTGGTGCAAAAAATTCATGGAGAGTGAGACCAAACTAAGGGGATCATGATACGGACCGGCAAAAGTAACTCCATTGTGGTTGTTCCAAAGGTTCCATAGTGTAACAGCTACCAACTCTACGTCCTTTCTAGGTAGTTGGTGTCGGAGAGTCGGGAGCCAGATTGTGACTTGCCGTGCCTTGTCCAAATGGACTTTGGTAGATAAATGGCTGAGCGCCCATGACTGAATAGCTACTGGACAAGATAGGAAAATATGGTTCATATCCTCAGATGGGCCGTGACAAACGCCACAGGAAACCTCGAGTGAAACCCCGTGCGTATGAAGCTTGACCCTGGTTGGTAAAGTGTCCGTGCACACTCTCCACAGAAAAATCTTGACTTTTGTTGGCAGACTCAGCTTCCACAAACAATCTACTCCAGGTGTTTGCCCGTACTATTGCTGCTCGAAGCTGCATGCTGCTGGGCCTTGAATTGTTGTTGGATTAGATGGTAGGCAGATTTTACAGTGAAAAAACCATTTTTTGTATAATGCTAGATAAGTTTATCTCGGTCCTGAGGGTCCCCAATTGGGATACTTGTGATCAAATCAACTTCATCTGGCTAGAAGAGGTTGCGTAGGAGCTCCAGCTTCCAGGTTCGTGTGGTGTTGTCGATTAGACATGCTACGGTGGAGTCGTCAGGCAACAAGTCTGATCGCGATGTCACCTTAAAAGTTGAGGGACGAGGTAGCCACCTGGCATGCTAGATCTTGATGCTCGTTCCATTCTCGACCCGCCACCTACTGCCAGCAACGATATACTTGTGCACTTCACAAATTCCTCTCCAAGTCCAAGAGGGGCGTGAACCCTCTGTTGGTTGAAAGAAATCAGAGTTGGGGAAGTATTTTGCTTTATAAACTTGATGTAGGAGTGTGGAGGTTTGTGTTCCAATGCGCCATGCCTGCTTTGCTAGCAACGCGAGATTAAAAGACTTCAGCTGCCTGAAACCCATTCCGCCGTCACCTTTACTCGTGCAAAGCTTGTCCTAGCTAACCCAGTGAATAGGTCGTCCGTTCTATCCATTA
It contains:
- the LOC113766104 gene encoding uncharacterized protein LOC113766104 → MNHIFLSCPVAIQSWALSHLSTKVHLDKARQVTIWLPTLRHQLPRKDVELVAVTLWNLWNNHNGVTFAGPYHDPLSLVSLSMNFLHQYRETISNPVHGSITSPQCQSTLPRWNKPQLDFVKANFDGVVFPSQGFSGVGVVVRDDAGNFIASLSKRILGILALDVVETYAVKYATQLLVELGYSHVVLEGDNLKIVKMLQQYESNDSACGIWSVMSCSFCDTLPSGKPCRYRVR